The following coding sequences are from one Paenibacillus stellifer window:
- the uvrC gene encoding excinuclease ABC subunit UvrC, producing MDYNDNIRNKLALLPDLPGCYLMKNEQGTIIYVGKAKVLKNRVRSYFTGSHNGKTQRLVADIRDFEYIVTGSNMEALILECNLIKKHMPRYNVLLKDDKTFPYIKITNERHPRLEVTRRVLKDKAKYFGPYPNGYAAQQTKKLLDRMYPLRKCKTMPKEVCLYYHMGQCLAPCEKEVEKPEYDEIIQNISTFLGGGHEAVKKDLQQKMQEAAEELYFERAKELRDQIIHIEALMEKQNINTTDTKDRDVFGYAVDKGWMCVQILYMRQGKMIQRHSSSFPFYGEAYSDFMSYVTQYYSDNPALPQEILLPEALEVKDAATVLPPEPDEEAAAATAASGGGAAELSAEDDAEEETAADEAAVTEARDASAEGIVDAAGGAAALQEWLGVKVLVPRRGHKKKMVRMACENGRVALEEKFRLIERDEERTSGAAQSLGQSLGLENLSRIEAFDNSNIQGTNPVSAMVVFIDGKPAKKEYRKYKVRTVQGPDDYETMREVIRRRYERVLKEDLPQPDLIVVDGGRGQISAAVDILENELGLFIPVCGLVKDDKHKTAELLVGDPPEPVRLARDSEEFYLLQRIQDEVHRFAITFHREQRGKSMVTSRLDSIPGIGEKRRKLLLKHFGSLKKIREASVEDFRPLSIGDKLARQILDALQDEETV from the coding sequence GTGGACTACAACGACAACATCCGCAACAAGCTGGCGCTGCTGCCGGATTTACCCGGATGCTACCTGATGAAGAACGAACAAGGGACCATTATTTACGTTGGCAAGGCGAAGGTGCTGAAGAACCGGGTCCGCTCCTATTTTACGGGCAGCCATAACGGCAAAACCCAGCGGCTCGTTGCGGACATCCGCGACTTCGAGTACATTGTGACCGGCAGCAACATGGAAGCGCTCATTCTGGAGTGCAACCTGATCAAAAAGCATATGCCGCGCTATAATGTGCTGCTGAAGGATGACAAGACTTTTCCCTACATCAAAATCACGAACGAACGCCATCCGCGCCTTGAAGTGACACGACGGGTGCTTAAAGATAAAGCGAAATATTTCGGACCGTATCCGAACGGCTATGCGGCCCAGCAAACGAAGAAGCTGCTCGACCGGATGTACCCCCTGCGCAAATGCAAGACGATGCCGAAGGAGGTCTGCCTGTATTATCATATGGGCCAGTGCCTCGCCCCCTGCGAGAAGGAAGTGGAGAAGCCGGAATATGACGAGATCATCCAGAACATTTCAACATTCCTTGGAGGCGGTCATGAGGCGGTGAAGAAGGATCTTCAGCAGAAGATGCAGGAGGCGGCCGAGGAGCTGTATTTCGAGCGGGCGAAGGAACTTCGGGACCAGATCATCCACATCGAGGCTCTGATGGAGAAGCAGAACATCAACACGACAGACACGAAGGACCGCGATGTGTTCGGCTATGCTGTGGACAAGGGCTGGATGTGCGTACAGATTCTCTATATGCGGCAGGGAAAAATGATTCAGCGCCACTCCTCCAGCTTCCCGTTCTACGGGGAAGCGTACAGCGACTTCATGTCCTATGTGACGCAGTATTACAGCGACAATCCGGCGCTGCCGCAGGAAATCCTCCTGCCGGAGGCGCTGGAGGTCAAGGATGCGGCGACGGTGCTGCCGCCGGAGCCTGATGAAGAAGCCGCGGCGGCAACCGCGGCTTCCGGCGGCGGCGCAGCCGAGCTCTCCGCGGAGGATGACGCGGAGGAGGAGACGGCCGCGGACGAAGCGGCCGTAACCGAGGCCAGGGACGCCTCCGCCGAAGGCATAGTCGACGCCGCCGGAGGAGCGGCCGCCCTGCAGGAATGGCTGGGCGTCAAGGTGCTTGTGCCAAGACGCGGCCACAAGAAGAAAATGGTGCGCATGGCCTGCGAGAACGGGCGCGTGGCGCTGGAGGAGAAGTTCCGCCTGATTGAGCGGGACGAAGAGCGCACCTCCGGAGCGGCCCAGAGCCTGGGCCAAAGCCTCGGCCTGGAGAACCTGAGCCGCATCGAGGCGTTCGACAACTCGAACATACAGGGGACGAACCCTGTATCGGCCATGGTCGTCTTCATCGACGGCAAGCCCGCTAAGAAGGAGTACCGCAAATACAAGGTGCGGACCGTTCAGGGCCCCGACGATTACGAGACGATGCGCGAGGTTATCCGCCGCCGCTATGAGCGCGTGCTGAAGGAAGACCTCCCGCAGCCTGACCTGATCGTCGTGGACGGCGGACGCGGCCAGATTTCGGCCGCCGTGGACATTCTGGAGAACGAGCTCGGCCTGTTCATCCCGGTCTGCGGGCTGGTCAAGGACGACAAGCACAAGACCGCCGAACTCCTGGTCGGCGATCCGCCCGAGCCGGTGCGCTTGGCCCGGGACAGCGAGGAGTTCTATCTCCTCCAGCGCATCCAGGACGAGGTGCACCGCTTCGCGATCACCTTCCACCGGGAGCAGCGCGGCAAATCGATGGTGACCTCCCGGCTGGATTCCATCCCGGGCATCGGCGAGAAGCGCCGGAAGCTGCTGCTGAAGCATTTCGGCTCGCTGAAGAAGATCCGGGAGGCCAGCGTGGAGGATTTCCGGCCGCTATCCATCGGCGACAAGCTGGCCCGGCAAATACTCGACGCGCTCCAGGACGAGGAGACGGTCTGA
- the trxA gene encoding thioredoxin — protein MAIVNVSDQTFNNEVQTGEGTVVVDFWAPWCGPCKMLAPILDELSSELGDSLKIAKLNVDENPETASKFGVMSIPTLIFFKDGQPVDKVVGLNSKESLKNIVAKHQ, from the coding sequence ATGGCAATCGTGAACGTGTCTGACCAAACCTTTAATAACGAAGTCCAAACAGGCGAAGGTACTGTAGTCGTGGACTTTTGGGCCCCTTGGTGCGGTCCTTGCAAAATGCTGGCTCCTATCCTGGACGAACTGTCCAGCGAACTGGGCGACAGCCTTAAAATCGCCAAATTGAATGTAGACGAGAACCCGGAAACGGCTTCCAAATTTGGCGTGATGAGCATTCCTACCCTGATCTTCTTTAAAGACGGCCAGCCTGTCGATAAAGTAGTCGGACTGAACTCCAAGGAATCCCTCAAGAACATCGTCGCCAAGCATCAATAA
- the dnaI gene encoding primosomal protein DnaI, whose translation MESMGEVLRSMSNPAVRLRSRDLERELLNHELVLRLRAEHPELDESRLRLHLPRLYQYVEEARNCASCPGLDKCPNDFQGHYSKLTVETAGGFPDLYERKTACQLQIARDSQERIRRRITSFYVDERVLNEGYDEIEIMGKDPRRAPAVTRLYQYIGSVKESGLSARGLYLYGSFGTGKTFLMCYLLHELAVAGYSGVIVYMPDFIEELKSMMTDGAKLKETVDTLKNCDLLIFDDIGAENLNPWARDHVLGPILNYRMERKPTFYTSNYPLEGLEKHLSFTSKDGEEIHKGQRLMNRISPYVEVVQLVGENQRGLSRS comes from the coding sequence ATGGAATCGATGGGCGAAGTGCTTCGTTCGATGAGTAATCCCGCTGTACGCCTGCGATCAAGGGATCTGGAGCGTGAGCTTCTGAACCATGAACTGGTGCTCCGGCTGAGAGCCGAGCATCCTGAACTGGACGAATCCAGGTTGAGGCTGCATCTGCCCCGCCTGTATCAATATGTGGAGGAGGCCCGGAATTGTGCGAGCTGTCCCGGGCTTGATAAGTGTCCTAATGACTTCCAGGGCCATTACAGCAAGCTGACCGTGGAGACAGCCGGAGGATTCCCGGATCTGTATGAACGGAAGACCGCCTGCCAGCTTCAGATTGCCAGAGACAGCCAGGAGCGGATTCGCCGCCGGATCACCAGCTTCTATGTCGACGAGCGGGTGCTGAACGAAGGGTATGATGAGATTGAGATTATGGGCAAGGACCCGAGGCGCGCTCCGGCGGTAACACGATTGTATCAGTATATCGGGAGCGTCAAGGAGAGCGGATTGTCCGCGCGCGGCCTGTACCTGTACGGATCTTTCGGGACGGGGAAGACGTTCCTGATGTGCTATCTGCTTCATGAACTGGCCGTTGCGGGATACAGCGGCGTAATCGTCTACATGCCAGACTTCATCGAAGAGCTGAAGTCGATGATGACGGACGGCGCCAAGCTGAAAGAGACAGTCGATACACTGAAGAACTGCGATCTGCTGATCTTCGACGACATCGGCGCGGAGAACCTTAACCCCTGGGCGCGTGATCATGTCCTGGGACCAATCCTCAATTACCGGATGGAACGCAAACCGACATTTTACACGTCCAATTATCCGCTGGAGGGCCTGGAGAAGCATCTCAGCTTCACGAGCAAGGATGGCGAGGAAATCCATAAAGGCCAGCGGCTGATGAACCGCATCTCACCGTATGTTGAGGTCGTGCAGCTGGTCGGAGAGAATCAGCGGGGACTGTCGCGCTCCTGA
- a CDS encoding DnaD domain protein has translation MHIQHLHHFTEHHRYCVSREFGLSPVDERMLNSIYQPMVGAFAIGLYRLLFSHVPAESIGYSAAEPQRRLFLTLGVEPNEKGRRMMIEQASRLEAVGLLQTSRIFVPESEDYMYEYELLQPLSPNDFFSTQHLTLLLRDKVGKFAVLSLREQFWSREPEEWSRGAVGKENISRPFYDIFELNTHVIDYELEQALTEVASVRQPQKSTEGKPAIGYSDLILRFPRESVNRAHVEKLRFDFEQMGVINYVAHKYKLGAQDLCRLLDEDGAFSEEGELMLDVIQHRASQQFRQGMKRKEQREVAAAKVVALRASGQEDEEAFPQEHHVEMEYYVEVPPQFLSKCDIHQYNMMLRNEPYTRMLENFFPGAVPGGLMDIFQSIDSNYKLPEEVINILIHYLMTMVASEGEQRINRNFVEAIASNMLVKQVNTYEKAVRYIRDQSKVKGKGSAGSSARQRTYAKSGARPAKPEIQMAVDDGQAGAVSEEEFAEMMKMAASIKASKKKGAADTP, from the coding sequence ATGCATATCCAGCATCTGCATCATTTCACCGAGCATCATCGGTACTGCGTTTCCCGCGAATTCGGCCTCAGTCCCGTCGACGAGCGTATGCTGAATTCGATTTATCAGCCTATGGTCGGCGCTTTTGCAATAGGCTTGTACCGTCTGCTCTTCAGCCATGTTCCCGCAGAAAGCATCGGGTACTCCGCCGCGGAACCGCAGCGCCGCCTGTTTCTGACGCTGGGCGTTGAGCCGAACGAGAAGGGCCGCAGAATGATGATCGAGCAGGCATCCCGTCTGGAAGCCGTCGGTCTGCTTCAGACCAGCCGGATATTTGTTCCGGAGTCGGAAGATTATATGTACGAATACGAGCTGCTGCAGCCGCTGTCTCCGAACGACTTCTTCTCCACCCAGCATCTGACGCTGCTGCTCCGCGACAAGGTCGGCAAATTCGCCGTTCTGTCCCTCAGAGAGCAGTTCTGGAGCCGGGAGCCGGAGGAATGGAGCCGGGGAGCCGTCGGCAAGGAGAATATCTCGCGGCCGTTCTATGATATTTTTGAGTTGAACACGCATGTTATCGATTATGAGCTGGAGCAGGCGCTGACTGAAGTGGCTTCTGTCCGTCAGCCCCAGAAGAGCACGGAGGGCAAGCCGGCGATCGGATACAGCGATCTCATTCTGCGCTTCCCGCGTGAGTCGGTCAATCGCGCCCATGTCGAGAAGCTGCGTTTCGATTTCGAGCAGATGGGCGTCATCAACTATGTTGCTCACAAGTACAAGCTGGGCGCTCAGGATCTGTGCCGGCTGCTGGATGAGGACGGCGCCTTCTCGGAGGAGGGCGAGCTTATGCTGGATGTGATCCAGCACCGGGCGAGCCAGCAATTCCGGCAGGGCATGAAGCGCAAGGAACAGCGCGAAGTAGCGGCCGCCAAGGTGGTGGCGCTGCGGGCTTCCGGGCAGGAAGACGAGGAGGCTTTTCCGCAGGAGCATCATGTAGAGATGGAGTATTACGTGGAGGTGCCTCCGCAATTCCTCTCAAAGTGCGACATTCACCAATATAATATGATGCTTCGCAACGAGCCCTATACGCGTATGCTCGAGAACTTCTTTCCCGGCGCGGTACCGGGCGGACTGATGGATATCTTCCAGAGCATCGACAGCAATTACAAGCTTCCGGAGGAAGTGATCAACATTCTGATCCACTATCTGATGACGATGGTGGCGTCGGAGGGCGAGCAGCGGATCAACCGCAACTTCGTGGAAGCGATCGCCTCCAACATGCTGGTGAAGCAGGTTAACACATACGAGAAGGCGGTACGCTACATACGCGATCAATCCAAGGTCAAGGGCAAGGGCAGCGCGGGATCTTCGGCGCGGCAGCGGACTTATGCCAAATCGGGAGCCCGTCCGGCCAAGCCTGAAATCCAGATGGCGGTGGACGACGGACAGGCGGGAGCTGTGTCCGAGGAGGAATTCGCGGAGATGATGAAGATGGCCGCCAGCATCAAGGCCAGCAAGAAAAAAGGAGCGGCGGATACGCCGTAA
- a CDS encoding Dabb family protein yields the protein MLTNNLLIKLKNNSPELRSRVRERLLGMKGQIENLAGIEVREEVRTGQSAFDLMLITRFRSIEDYEAYLIHPIHVEVSAFMQGVIESGASLLYQD from the coding sequence ATGCTTACGAATAATCTGCTAATTAAGCTGAAGAACAACAGCCCTGAATTAAGAAGCCGCGTCCGGGAAAGATTGCTCGGCATGAAAGGACAGATTGAGAATCTTGCGGGGATCGAAGTTAGGGAGGAAGTCCGAACCGGACAATCAGCCTTTGACCTGATGCTGATTACCCGTTTCCGGTCCATAGAGGATTACGAGGCTTATTTGATACATCCCATACATGTCGAGGTGTCGGCATTTATGCAGGGCGTTATAGAATCCGGCGCTTCGCTGCTATATCAAGACTGA
- a CDS encoding SDR family oxidoreductase translates to MAFYNAGEKEFAGKRVLVTGGTKGMGAAIAKRLADSGATVIITARSAPEPGSFPGIFVEADISTAEGTDKVVQEAVKCLGGVDILVNNVGGSSAPSGGALALSDQDWQETLNANLLASVRLDRGLLPGMVERKSGVIIHISSIQRRLPLYEATLAYAAAKAALTTYSKGLSKQFAPLGVRINTVAPGFIQTKAADALIERLSADTGSRETALNALMDSLGGIPLGRPGYPEEVAELVAFLASDRAASITGSEYVIDGGTLPAV, encoded by the coding sequence ATGGCTTTTTATAATGCGGGAGAGAAGGAATTTGCCGGAAAACGCGTGCTGGTAACTGGCGGTACCAAGGGGATGGGAGCTGCGATTGCGAAAAGACTGGCGGATTCCGGCGCGACCGTTATCATTACGGCCCGTTCGGCGCCTGAACCGGGGAGCTTCCCGGGAATATTCGTTGAAGCGGATATCAGTACAGCGGAAGGAACGGACAAGGTAGTACAGGAGGCTGTGAAATGTCTGGGCGGAGTGGACATTCTGGTAAATAATGTCGGCGGTTCGTCCGCTCCTTCAGGAGGAGCGCTCGCCTTAAGCGATCAAGATTGGCAGGAGACATTGAACGCCAATCTGCTTGCATCGGTCAGGCTGGACCGAGGTCTGCTGCCAGGCATGGTTGAGCGTAAAAGCGGAGTCATCATTCATATTTCCTCCATTCAGCGCCGGCTCCCCTTGTATGAGGCGACACTCGCTTATGCAGCGGCCAAAGCGGCGTTAACCACCTACAGCAAGGGATTGTCCAAGCAATTCGCCCCTTTGGGTGTGCGAATCAATACGGTAGCTCCTGGCTTCATCCAGACCAAGGCTGCCGATGCGTTAATTGAGAGGCTGAGCGCCGACACGGGGAGCCGGGAAACGGCACTGAATGCGCTGATGGATTCGCTTGGCGGCATCCCGCTTGGCCGTCCAGGATATCCGGAGGAAGTAGCGGAGCTGGTTGCATTTCTGGCATCCGACAGGGCGGCCTCCATCACCGGCAGCGAGTATGTGATCGATGGCGGGACGCTTCCCGCCGTGTAA
- a CDS encoding LysR family transcriptional regulator encodes MELTQLEYFLTVVRHQHLTKAAEELRVTQSALSYAISKLESEVGIPLFDRTGRNIRVNAYGLMFAKRVEQGLMELKSGIHEIAAYTNPDTGIVNLSYLNILGAEQVPRLIKRYQLKRPGIRFELTQGNYDVINAHLERGYSDLMITSKEAADDQYEWTSIDTVPLYLAVPDSHPFASRGSISLREITGEPFIGMNKNCGLKRTLAARFENTDFELNALYDAEDLITVAGFISAGLGLSVLPRMTGLLLEGISWLPIEEKGWMWEIGLKWRRDRYLPPAARGFLDFIRSCYPEQVKTVPPA; translated from the coding sequence ATGGAACTGACTCAACTCGAATATTTCCTGACGGTTGTCCGTCACCAGCATTTGACCAAGGCGGCTGAGGAACTGCGGGTAACCCAGTCTGCCCTAAGTTATGCTATTTCCAAGCTTGAGAGCGAAGTGGGTATCCCGTTATTCGACCGGACGGGGCGCAATATCCGGGTTAATGCCTACGGCCTCATGTTCGCCAAGCGGGTGGAGCAGGGACTCATGGAACTGAAATCGGGCATTCATGAAATCGCGGCCTATACAAACCCTGATACCGGAATCGTGAACCTCTCTTATCTCAATATTTTGGGCGCCGAGCAGGTTCCGCGGCTCATCAAACGCTATCAGCTCAAGAGGCCGGGCATTAGATTCGAGTTGACGCAGGGTAACTATGACGTGATCAACGCCCATCTTGAAAGAGGGTACTCGGATTTGATGATAACATCCAAAGAGGCGGCTGACGACCAGTACGAGTGGACATCGATCGACACGGTTCCGCTGTACCTCGCCGTGCCTGACAGCCATCCCTTTGCGTCTCGCGGATCAATCAGCCTTCGCGAGATTACCGGTGAGCCTTTTATCGGAATGAACAAGAACTGCGGGCTTAAACGAACACTGGCGGCCCGGTTCGAGAACACCGATTTTGAGCTAAACGCCCTGTACGACGCCGAAGATTTAATCACTGTCGCTGGTTTCATCTCCGCTGGACTCGGGTTGTCCGTGCTTCCCAGAATGACGGGGCTTCTGCTGGAAGGCATCTCCTGGCTCCCGATTGAAGAGAAGGGCTGGATGTGGGAAATCGGCCTTAAATGGAGAAGAGACCGTTATCTGCCTCCAGCGGCCCGCGGATTTCTGGACTTTATTCGAAGCTGTTACCCGGAACAAGTGAAGACCGTTCCTCCGGCTTAA
- a CDS encoding YuiB family protein: protein MGFIPVIGLAVLFGVMMFLIGFILNMLMKTTWLPVYLYVLLILPVIVYSIWDRSSASPWEHLSSFRPADYTTGIAGLAGAALSGRVIRRLRLGGYKML from the coding sequence ATGGGATTCATCCCCGTAATTGGGCTGGCCGTTCTGTTTGGTGTCATGATGTTCCTTATCGGATTTATCCTCAACATGCTGATGAAGACCACCTGGCTGCCGGTCTATCTCTATGTGCTCTTGATCCTGCCGGTGATCGTATACTCGATATGGGACCGTTCCTCGGCGTCCCCGTGGGAGCATTTATCGTCCTTTCGCCCTGCGGACTATACGACCGGGATTGCCGGGTTGGCCGGAGCGGCGCTCAGCGGCAGGGTGATCCGACGTCTACGTCTTGGCGGGTATAAAATGTTGTAG
- the hemQ gene encoding hydrogen peroxide-dependent heme synthase, which translates to MNEAALTLEGWYALHDFRSLNWTAWTAADDEERAVALDELNAFVQEWSGVEEAKLGSSAWYSIVGQKADFVMMHLRESLEELNKLETAFNKTAFARFTSKAYSYVSIVELSNYNASGDNGGDPMQNPHVAARLKPVLPKAKHICFYPMNKKRELDDNWYMLDMAKRKELMYSHGLIGRGYAGKVKQIITGSVGFDDWEWGVTLFSDDALHFKKLVYEMRFDEVSARYGEFGSFYVGNLLDLETLDEMLKV; encoded by the coding sequence ATGAATGAAGCCGCTTTGACGCTGGAAGGATGGTATGCGCTCCATGACTTCCGCTCTCTGAATTGGACCGCCTGGACGGCGGCCGATGACGAGGAACGCGCTGTGGCTCTGGATGAATTGAACGCTTTTGTACAGGAATGGTCCGGTGTGGAGGAGGCCAAGCTCGGCAGCTCCGCCTGGTATTCGATCGTCGGGCAGAAGGCCGACTTCGTGATGATGCATCTTCGCGAGAGCTTGGAAGAGCTGAACAAGCTGGAGACCGCTTTTAATAAGACCGCATTCGCCCGCTTCACATCCAAGGCTTATTCGTATGTCAGCATTGTGGAGCTGAGCAATTATAACGCAAGCGGAGACAATGGCGGCGACCCGATGCAGAATCCGCATGTCGCCGCCCGCCTGAAGCCGGTGCTGCCGAAGGCGAAGCATATCTGCTTCTATCCAATGAACAAGAAGCGCGAGCTGGATGACAACTGGTATATGCTCGACATGGCGAAGCGCAAGGAGCTGATGTACTCGCACGGCCTGATCGGACGCGGTTACGCCGGCAAGGTCAAGCAGATCATCACAGGCTCGGTAGGCTTCGACGACTGGGAATGGGGAGTCACCCTGTTCTCCGACGACGCCCTGCATTTCAAGAAGCTCGTCTATGAAATGCGTTTTGACGAAGTCAGCGCCCGGTACGGCGAATTCGGTTCGTTCTATGTCGGCAACCTGCTTGATTTGGAGACACTCGACGAAATGCTCAAAGTATAG
- a CDS encoding NAD(P)/FAD-dependent oxidoreductase, producing MNSIPKIVILGAGYGGILTAQRLQKALNYNEADVTLVNRHEYHYFTTHLHMPAAGTDSIEHSRVAISKLIDEFKIDLVKSSVQEIRTQQKKVILEDGTLSYDYLVIALGGEPETFGIPGLDKYALTIRSINSVRLIREHIEYQFAKYKNEGNPQEHINFVVGGAGFSGIEFVAELADRIPDLCKEYDIDPSMVNIYNVEAAPTALPGFAPELVEHAMNVLVKKGVTFKIGVAIKECMPGSVLLATGEEIKASTIVWTGGIRGNRLIEAAGFEAMRGRVKVDEFLRVPGHDNIFIIGDGSLVMGPEGRPYPPTAQIAMQQGECCAHNLVAAIRGQQSKKFVFSNKGTVASLGKGQGIAVVGDKKYKGWFAAQLKKVVDMRYLFIIGGIPLVLKKGRFL from the coding sequence ATGAACAGCATTCCCAAAATCGTTATTCTAGGTGCGGGCTACGGAGGCATTTTGACCGCACAGCGTCTGCAGAAGGCATTGAACTACAATGAGGCGGATGTCACGCTCGTCAACCGTCACGAGTATCATTATTTTACAACCCATCTTCATATGCCCGCAGCAGGTACCGACAGCATTGAGCACTCGCGAGTTGCGATCTCCAAGCTGATTGACGAGTTCAAAATCGACCTGGTGAAGTCTTCCGTCCAGGAGATTCGGACCCAGCAGAAGAAAGTAATTCTGGAGGACGGCACCCTGTCTTACGATTACCTGGTTATCGCGCTTGGCGGAGAACCGGAGACCTTCGGTATCCCGGGACTGGACAAGTACGCCCTGACGATCCGCAGCATTAACTCCGTTCGCCTCATTCGCGAGCATATTGAATACCAGTTCGCCAAATACAAGAATGAAGGCAACCCGCAGGAGCATATCAATTTCGTTGTCGGCGGCGCGGGCTTCAGCGGAATCGAATTCGTTGCCGAGCTGGCAGACCGCATTCCGGATCTGTGCAAGGAATACGACATTGATCCGAGCATGGTCAACATATATAACGTGGAAGCCGCTCCAACCGCGCTCCCGGGCTTCGCTCCGGAGCTCGTTGAGCATGCGATGAACGTGCTGGTCAAGAAGGGCGTGACGTTCAAGATCGGTGTTGCGATCAAGGAATGTATGCCGGGTTCTGTTCTGCTGGCAACAGGCGAAGAAATCAAGGCATCGACCATCGTCTGGACAGGCGGCATCCGCGGCAACCGTCTGATCGAAGCCGCAGGCTTCGAGGCGATGCGCGGACGCGTCAAGGTGGACGAGTTCCTGCGTGTGCCAGGACATGACAACATCTTCATCATCGGCGACGGTTCGCTCGTTATGGGTCCTGAAGGACGTCCGTATCCGCCGACAGCACAGATTGCGATGCAGCAGGGCGAGTGCTGCGCACATAATCTGGTAGCTGCGATTCGCGGACAGCAGTCGAAGAAATTCGTGTTCAGCAACAAGGGTACGGTTGCTTCCCTGGGCAAAGGCCAAGGCATTGCCGTTGTCGGGGACAAGAAGTACAAGGGCTGGTTCGCCGCGCAGTTGAAGAAGGTTGTCGATATGCGCTACCTGTTCATTATCGGCGGTATTCCGCTGGTGCTGAAGAAAGGCAGATTCCTGTAA
- a CDS encoding NAD(P)/FAD-dependent oxidoreductase: MSDLLIIGGGPAGMFAAFYGGMRQTTVTLIESMPQLGGQLAALYPEKHIYDVAGFPKITAQELVNNLSSQMNLFQSNIRLEEKVVSVAKQDERHFIVTTDKAEYHTKAIIITAGVGAFEPRRLETPGAERFEKANLHYFVSDLNSFKDKKVLISGGGDSAVDWALMLEPVAAEVTLIHRRNKFRAHEHSVENLMNSKVKVITPTEITELHGDGFIEKVTLTDVKTKEKQDIEVDSVIVNFGFVSSLGPITDWGIEIENNSIVVDSRMETSIPGIFAAGDITTYPGKLKLIAVGFGEAPTAVNNAKVYIDPEAKLSPGHSSNLKL; this comes from the coding sequence ATGAGTGACCTGCTAATCATCGGCGGAGGTCCGGCCGGCATGTTCGCTGCGTTCTACGGCGGTATGCGCCAGACTACCGTTACCTTAATAGAAAGTATGCCCCAACTGGGCGGACAGCTTGCCGCTCTCTACCCGGAGAAGCATATTTATGATGTGGCAGGATTTCCAAAAATAACTGCTCAAGAACTGGTAAACAATCTTTCCAGTCAAATGAATTTATTCCAAAGCAATATCCGCCTGGAGGAAAAGGTCGTATCCGTCGCTAAACAAGACGAGCGGCATTTCATCGTTACAACCGACAAAGCGGAATACCACACGAAAGCCATTATCATTACTGCAGGCGTCGGCGCTTTTGAACCACGGCGTCTGGAGACTCCGGGTGCGGAACGGTTCGAGAAAGCGAATCTTCATTACTTCGTAAGCGATCTGAATTCGTTCAAGGACAAGAAAGTGCTTATCAGCGGCGGCGGAGACTCCGCGGTTGACTGGGCGCTTATGCTGGAACCGGTAGCCGCTGAGGTTACGCTGATTCACCGCCGCAACAAGTTCCGTGCACATGAGCACAGCGTGGAGAACCTGATGAATTCCAAGGTCAAGGTCATTACGCCTACCGAGATTACCGAACTTCATGGGGATGGATTTATCGAGAAGGTTACGCTCACGGATGTGAAGACTAAGGAGAAGCAGGACATTGAAGTTGACAGCGTTATCGTTAACTTCGGGTTTGTCTCTTCGCTCGGTCCCATCACCGACTGGGGAATTGAGATCGAGAACAACTCCATCGTCGTGGATTCACGGATGGAGACCAGTATTCCCGGCATCTTCGCAGCAGGGGACATCACCACATACCCTGGCAAGCTGAAGCTCATCGCCGTCGGCTTCGGAGAAGCTCCGACAGCCGTCAATAACGCCAAGGTGTATATCGATCCCGAAGCCAAGCTGTCCCCGGGACACAGCAGCAATCTGAAGCTGTAA
- the sda gene encoding sporulation histidine kinase inhibitor Sda, whose amino-acid sequence MVELSDEMLLDSYHKAIELQLEHDFIALLLVEILKRNLHSPEDAVLQ is encoded by the coding sequence GTGGTGGAATTATCGGATGAGATGTTGCTTGACTCTTATCACAAAGCCATAGAACTTCAGCTGGAGCATGATTTTATCGCACTGTTGCTTGTTGAAATTCTTAAACGGAACTTACACTCTCCAGAAGATGCGGTGCTCCAATAG